The proteins below are encoded in one region of Tachypleus tridentatus isolate NWPU-2018 chromosome 4, ASM421037v1, whole genome shotgun sequence:
- the LOC143249466 gene encoding uncharacterized protein LOC143249466 — translation MLGPTDVDLRNKMVAYNNAGLKQGDIAKRLDVSRQTVNRVLRRRALTESVSLSRPTGRPRTTTARDDCRILTIARRNRTMSSRSIASALRAQQLIWISLQTLNRLLVQAGYKARNLNGQLDIATTDCSGLSDTVI, via the coding sequence ATGCTAGGTCCTACTGACGTAGATTTGAGAAATAAGATGGTCGCCTACAACAACGCTGGGTTGAAACAAGGCGATATTGCAAAACGACTTGATGTATCCAGGCAGACCGTCAACAGAGTTCTCAGAAGAAGAGCTCTAACAGAAAGTGTGAGTCTTAGCAGACCAACGGGTCGTCCACGTACCACTACAGCACGCGATGATTGTCGGATCCTCACTATTGCTCGTCGAAACCGTACGATGTCCTCCAGGTCTATTGCCTCTGCGTTACGTGCGCAACAACTGATCTGGATTTCACTCCAGACGCTTAATCGACTACTAGTGCAAGCTGGATACAAAGCAAGAAATCTAAACGGACAGTTAGACATAGCAACAACAGACTGCAGTGGGCTCAGCGACACAGTAATCTGA